In Nisaea sediminum, a single genomic region encodes these proteins:
- a CDS encoding GMC family oxidoreductase gives MDSFDYVIVGAGSAGCVLANRLSADPSVTVCLLEAGPPDYHPMIHIPAGFMKTLVNPSVNWLYQSEPSYWTGGRSIAAPRGKTLGGSSSINGHIYNRGQRLDFDGWAQRGNRGWGYADVLPYFKRTERRIGEGDDTFRGREGNMAVTNIDWQHPLCDAFILGAVSIGIPHNKDYNGQVQEGVSYAQRTIYGGRRMSTARGYLRPAMKRKNLTVRTHAHATQIVLDGKKATGVRYSHGGRHGIPMEVHARREVILSGGAVNSPQLLQLSGIGNPEFLRGLGIEVRHALPGVGENLRDHYAPRFTARVKNSSSINELARGPRLWGEIFKYFTGQKSILGLSPTLVYCFWHSNEAARNSDLQFTFTPASYKEGVQSQLDDEPGMTIASWQQRPESIGYIRARSADPFEAPAIQPNYLADETDRQVLLSGMKLARRLLQTEPLMPFFAGELYPGPGVQTDDELLAAARERGTTTFHLMGSCRMGPESDPTAVVDDALRVRGIEGLRVADASIMPTMPSANLNASTMMIGEKASDLILGRPAAEAAALRD, from the coding sequence ATGGACAGCTTCGATTACGTCATCGTCGGCGCCGGCTCGGCCGGTTGCGTGCTCGCGAACCGTCTGAGCGCCGACCCCTCCGTCACGGTCTGTCTGCTGGAGGCGGGGCCGCCGGATTATCATCCGATGATCCATATTCCGGCGGGCTTCATGAAGACGCTGGTCAATCCATCGGTGAACTGGCTTTACCAGAGCGAGCCGAGCTACTGGACCGGAGGACGTTCCATCGCCGCGCCGCGCGGCAAGACCCTTGGCGGGTCCAGTTCGATCAACGGGCATATCTACAACCGAGGCCAGCGACTCGATTTCGACGGCTGGGCCCAGCGCGGCAACCGCGGCTGGGGCTATGCCGACGTCCTGCCTTACTTCAAGCGGACCGAGCGCCGCATCGGCGAGGGGGACGATACCTTCCGGGGCCGCGAGGGCAATATGGCGGTCACCAATATCGACTGGCAGCATCCACTCTGCGATGCCTTCATCCTCGGCGCGGTCAGCATCGGAATTCCCCATAACAAGGACTATAATGGTCAAGTGCAGGAGGGCGTGTCCTACGCCCAGCGCACCATCTATGGCGGCCGGCGGATGAGCACGGCGCGCGGGTATCTGCGCCCGGCGATGAAGCGCAAGAACCTGACCGTGCGCACCCATGCTCACGCGACGCAGATCGTGCTCGACGGCAAGAAAGCGACTGGCGTGCGCTATTCCCATGGCGGCCGACACGGCATTCCGATGGAGGTGCATGCGCGCCGCGAGGTGATTCTTTCGGGCGGTGCGGTGAACTCTCCGCAGCTCCTGCAGCTCTCCGGCATCGGCAATCCTGAGTTTCTGCGCGGCCTGGGGATCGAGGTCCGGCACGCCCTTCCGGGGGTCGGCGAGAACCTCCGGGACCATTACGCGCCGCGCTTCACGGCACGGGTGAAGAACTCCAGCAGCATCAACGAACTCGCGCGTGGCCCGCGGCTTTGGGGCGAGATCTTCAAGTATTTCACCGGGCAGAAGAGCATCCTCGGGCTCAGCCCGACGCTGGTCTACTGCTTCTGGCACTCGAACGAGGCGGCGCGGAACAGCGACCTGCAGTTCACCTTTACGCCGGCGAGCTACAAGGAAGGGGTCCAGTCGCAGCTCGACGACGAGCCGGGCATGACCATCGCTTCCTGGCAGCAGCGGCCGGAAAGCATCGGCTATATCCGGGCCCGCAGCGCCGACCCGTTCGAGGCGCCGGCGATCCAGCCGAACTATCTCGCCGACGAGACCGACCGCCAGGTCCTGCTCTCCGGCATGAAGCTGGCGCGCCGGCTGCTCCAGACGGAACCGCTGATGCCATTCTTCGCCGGCGAACTCTATCCTGGGCCGGGTGTCCAGACGGACGATGAACTGCTGGCGGCAGCCAGGGAGCGGGGCACGACGACCTTCCATCTGATGGGAAGCTGCCGGATGGGGCCGGAAAGCGACCCGACCGCGGTCGTGGACGATGCGCTGCGCGTGCGGGGCATCGAGGGGCTTCGGGTCGCGGACGCCTCGATCATGCCGACCATGCCGTCGGCCAACCTCAACGCGTCCACCATGATGATCGGGGAAAAGGCCTCCGATCTCATCCTTGGGAGACCCGCTGCCGAGGCTGCCGCGCTTCGCGATTAG
- a CDS encoding ABC transporter substrate-binding protein: MKHLFSRRAVMAGLAAVGLAAITCGPALAADKITVGALRFTSHAGGFVAFEKGHFTEQGLEVEFKFFQAAQPMAVAIASGDVDFGVTSITAGLVNLADKGAVKVIGGVLQEEKGIDGSAILASTAAYEAGLTSPAKLAGRSLGITQTGSSFHYMASQVAAKEGFAVSEISMKPLQKVGAIIGALKSGQVDSMIIVPHIAKPLAKGGAARIIGWISDYDDYQVTTAFTSAKNAAERPELVKRFVAAYAKGAADFNAVMVDKTKGDAAIDEMTALIHKYVYNTQPIEKAAPSIKNGAMRLQPNLKLNLTNVKKQLAWFKSEGLVGKEISIDTLVDSQFVETY, translated from the coding sequence ATGAAGCATCTCTTCTCGCGCCGCGCCGTGATGGCGGGCCTCGCGGCCGTCGGACTGGCGGCCATCACCTGCGGACCGGCACTCGCCGCGGACAAGATCACTGTCGGCGCGCTCCGCTTCACCTCCCATGCGGGCGGCTTCGTCGCCTTCGAAAAGGGTCACTTCACCGAGCAGGGTCTCGAGGTCGAGTTCAAGTTCTTCCAGGCGGCGCAGCCGATGGCGGTCGCCATAGCCTCGGGAGACGTCGATTTCGGCGTGACCTCGATCACCGCCGGCCTCGTCAACCTCGCCGACAAGGGCGCGGTGAAGGTGATCGGCGGCGTGCTGCAAGAGGAGAAAGGGATCGACGGCTCCGCGATCCTCGCGAGCACCGCTGCCTACGAAGCCGGCCTGACGAGCCCGGCGAAACTTGCCGGCCGCAGCCTCGGCATCACCCAGACCGGCTCCTCCTTCCACTACATGGCCTCCCAGGTTGCAGCCAAGGAAGGCTTCGCGGTCTCCGAAATTTCGATGAAGCCGCTGCAGAAAGTCGGCGCGATTATCGGCGCGCTGAAGTCCGGCCAGGTCGACAGTATGATCATCGTGCCGCACATCGCCAAGCCTCTCGCCAAAGGCGGCGCTGCGAGGATCATCGGCTGGATCAGCGACTATGACGACTATCAGGTGACCACAGCCTTCACCTCGGCAAAGAACGCTGCCGAGCGTCCCGAGCTGGTGAAGCGTTTCGTTGCCGCCTACGCCAAGGGCGCGGCCGATTTCAACGCTGTCATGGTGGACAAGACCAAGGGCGACGCGGCGATCGACGAGATGACCGCGCTGATCCACAAATATGTCTACAACACCCAGCCGATCGAGAAGGCCGCGCCGTCGATCAAGAACGGCGCCATGCGCCTGCAACCGAATCTGAAGCTGAACCTCACCAACGTGAAGAAACAGCTTGCCTGGTTCAAGTCCGAAGGCCTCGTCGGCAAGGAAATCTCTATCGACACGCTGGTCGACTCGCAGTTCGTCGAAACCTACTGA
- a CDS encoding ABC transporter permease: protein MPEARAPKPVPFRGGGFRPKSNIWVGAAVFALLITVWEIGSRTGIIHPLVLPAPSEAAEAFLDLYNSGQLWKHLGASLSRLAIGWTAGTVLGIAVGFSIGLFSLARAGLVPLVAAIFPIPKIALLPLFIIWFGIGEGSKVATILFGTFFPTVVATYGGVDNVDRGLIRMGQSFGLSWFSIVRKIILPGALPAILPGFRISAAIAIVLLVAAEMIGAEYGIGAYILLAGSLMAMDQLIAGVAILSAIGLTVSWIIGRTERLLLRWRT from the coding sequence ATGCCTGAGGCGCGCGCTCCGAAGCCGGTTCCCTTCCGCGGCGGAGGGTTCCGCCCGAAGTCGAATATCTGGGTCGGCGCGGCCGTCTTCGCCCTGCTGATCACCGTCTGGGAAATCGGCAGCCGCACCGGGATCATTCACCCGCTGGTGCTGCCGGCACCGAGCGAGGCAGCAGAGGCCTTTCTCGATCTCTACAACAGCGGCCAGCTCTGGAAGCATCTCGGCGCCTCGCTCTCGCGCCTCGCGATCGGCTGGACCGCAGGCACCGTACTCGGCATTGCCGTCGGGTTCTCAATCGGCCTCTTCTCGCTTGCCCGTGCCGGTCTCGTGCCTCTGGTCGCCGCGATCTTCCCGATCCCGAAGATCGCGCTGCTGCCGCTCTTCATCATCTGGTTCGGCATCGGCGAGGGCTCGAAAGTGGCGACGATCCTCTTCGGCACCTTCTTCCCGACCGTGGTCGCGACCTATGGCGGGGTCGACAATGTCGACCGCGGACTCATCCGCATGGGCCAGTCCTTCGGCCTCTCCTGGTTCTCGATCGTCCGCAAGATCATCCTGCCTGGCGCCCTGCCGGCGATCCTGCCGGGTTTCCGGATCTCGGCCGCCATCGCCATCGTGCTGCTGGTCGCCGCGGAGATGATCGGCGCCGAATACGGCATCGGTGCCTATATCCTGCTCGCCGGCAGCCTGATGGCGATGGACCAGCTCATCGCCGGGGTCGCTATCCTTTCCGCCATCGGCCTCACGGTCTCCTGGATCATCGGCCGGACCGAACGCCTGCTGCTGCGCTGGCGCACCTGA
- a CDS encoding DUF547 domain-containing protein, translating to MILSRLVLALLVLVSVQLGSALAAPKAELWARWEAHEPRSKLSLTHSAWTSFLERYVRTAEDGSTRFAYGAVTREDRAALDDYVSALEAVPLRTLPRREQLPFWVNLYNALTVRVVLDHYPVASIRDIDISPGLFADGPWGRQLATVEGEKVSLDDIEHRILRPIWRDPRIHYAVNCASLGCPDLQPRAMTAVNSERFLEDGARAYINHTRGARIEDGRLIVSSIYDWFEEDFGSSDAGVIAHLKHYATRDLAAALESVTRISDDTYDWRLNDASE from the coding sequence ATGATCCTCAGCCGCCTCGTCCTGGCTTTGCTTGTTCTCGTTTCGGTTCAGCTAGGTTCCGCGCTTGCCGCTCCCAAGGCCGAACTCTGGGCCCGCTGGGAGGCGCATGAACCGCGCAGCAAGTTGTCGCTGACGCACAGCGCCTGGACGTCATTTCTTGAAAGATACGTGCGGACCGCGGAAGACGGATCGACGCGCTTCGCCTACGGAGCGGTCACCCGTGAAGACCGCGCGGCTCTGGATGATTATGTTTCCGCACTCGAAGCTGTTCCGCTACGGACGCTGCCGCGGCGCGAGCAATTGCCCTTCTGGGTCAATCTCTACAATGCCCTGACCGTCCGCGTGGTGCTCGACCATTATCCGGTCGCCTCGATCCGCGATATCGACATCTCGCCGGGTCTCTTCGCCGACGGTCCTTGGGGGCGCCAACTGGCGACGGTCGAGGGTGAGAAGGTCTCGCTCGACGATATCGAGCACCGGATCCTGCGCCCGATCTGGCGCGATCCCCGCATCCATTACGCCGTGAACTGCGCCTCGCTCGGGTGCCCGGACCTGCAGCCGAGGGCTATGACGGCGGTTAATTCAGAGCGATTCCTGGAGGACGGAGCGCGTGCCTACATCAACCACACGCGCGGTGCCCGGATCGAGGACGGCAGGCTGATCGTCTCCAGTATCTACGATTGGTTCGAGGAGGATTTCGGAAGCTCGGACGCGGGCGTGATCGCGCATCTGAAGCACTACGCGACGCGCGACCTTGCCGCCGCTCTGGAGAGCGTCACACGGATCTCGGACGACACCTACGACTGGCGGCTCAACGATGCTTCCGAATGA
- a CDS encoding C45 family autoproteolytic acyltransferase/hydolase has translation MDQIIASGTPYDLGQALGRKGAKAIADASFATPQFRALEQWIGSDRLKGLEAAARRHFPDHVREIEGIADGAGQPFEKIFLWNCRGDLRDLVRSDEDACTSLMIPAEAGRPAILAHNEDGDAALAGQGFLAHFEPDQGTAFAAYCYPGMLPGHAFGWNAVGIVQTINNIRPHDLTVGIPRHVITRAVLSAESMDEVLDLLKRTDRASGFHHNLADGSGRMVSVEAPASGYAAIEVAAPHAHANHLIRPDLAGIAQTISDSSRERQKRAEEMLAAGERDPLTILFDRTKADNPILCRAEREASDSYTLATFSCSFEAGGMQWGIYHGPEREPVLRGGLDRAA, from the coding sequence ATGGATCAGATCATCGCCAGCGGCACGCCTTACGACCTCGGACAGGCGCTCGGACGTAAAGGCGCGAAGGCCATCGCCGACGCCTCCTTCGCGACCCCCCAGTTCCGTGCTCTCGAGCAATGGATCGGCTCCGACCGGCTGAAGGGCCTGGAAGCCGCCGCCCGACGGCATTTCCCGGACCATGTGCGAGAGATCGAGGGGATCGCCGACGGCGCCGGGCAGCCCTTCGAGAAGATCTTCCTCTGGAACTGCCGGGGCGACCTGCGCGATCTGGTGCGCAGCGACGAGGATGCCTGCACCAGCCTGATGATCCCGGCCGAAGCTGGGCGCCCTGCAATTCTCGCTCATAACGAGGATGGCGATGCGGCGCTGGCAGGCCAGGGGTTCCTCGCCCATTTCGAACCGGACCAGGGCACTGCTTTCGCCGCCTATTGCTATCCCGGAATGCTGCCCGGTCATGCCTTCGGCTGGAACGCGGTCGGGATCGTGCAGACCATCAACAACATTCGCCCGCATGACCTCACGGTGGGCATCCCGCGTCACGTCATCACCCGCGCCGTGCTGTCCGCGGAGAGCATGGACGAAGTGCTGGACCTGCTGAAACGCACCGACCGGGCCTCCGGGTTCCATCACAACCTCGCCGACGGATCGGGCCGGATGGTCTCCGTCGAGGCCCCGGCAAGCGGATATGCGGCGATAGAGGTCGCAGCGCCGCACGCCCATGCGAACCATCTTATCCGCCCGGACCTCGCCGGGATCGCGCAGACGATTTCGGACTCTTCGCGGGAACGGCAGAAACGCGCGGAGGAGATGCTCGCGGCCGGTGAACGCGATCCGCTGACGATCCTCTTCGACCGCACAAAGGCCGACAACCCGATCCTCTGCCGCGCGGAGCGCGAGGCAAGCGACAGCTACACTCTCGCGACCTTCTCCTGCAGCTTCGAGGCGGGCGGCATGCAGTGGGGCATCTATCACGGACCCGAGCGGGAGCCGGTGCTGCGCGGCGGCCTCGACAGGGCCGCCTGA